The nucleotide sequence GTGAAGGGGGCACGGGGGATGACCTCGAACCATGCGCACGGCGACGGTGAGCGGTTTTGTCCGCAGTGCCGCGGGCGGGGTTGGAAGCACGTAGGCGCGCGGGGCGACGCGGCTCGGTCTGCTGCGGACACGCGCGCGACCGAGACACGAAAACGCCGGTGCCTCCACTGCGACGGCACCGGCCGAGAGGGCGTGTGACGTGATCGTTCCGCATCTGCTGACCGCACCGACTCCGACGGCCCGGCTCGTCGGGGGGATGCTGCTTCCGCCCGTTCCGGAAGCGGCCGGCCGGGCGCGCTGGGAACTGGCCATGCTGCTCAAGGAGTTGCGCTCCTGGTACGACCCCTCCGACTGTCTGCTCATGCTCTCGGAGCTGGTGAGCAACGCCGTCAAGCATGCGAACTTCGATGGGTTCTGGGTGATCCACGTCGCGTGCTGGTGCGACGGCGACATGTTCCGGGTTGAGGTATACAACCCGGGGACCGG is from Yinghuangia sp. ASG 101 and encodes:
- a CDS encoding ATP-binding protein; amino-acid sequence: MIVPHLLTAPTPTARLVGGMLLPPVPEAAGRARWELAMLLKELRSWYDPSDCLLMLSELVSNAVKHANFDGFWVIHVACWCDGDMFRVEVYNPGTGKPAVQSPGPDDTNGRGLLLVEASSHSWGTASTSEGTMVWFSVRLPEDS